In Synechococcus sp. KORDI-100, a single window of DNA contains:
- the petC gene encoding cytochrome b6-f complex iron-sulfur subunit gives MTQLSSSDVPGMGRRQFMNLLTFGSVTGVALGALYPVVNYFIPPRAAGSGGGTSAKDELGNPVTASGWLSTHADGDRSLVQGLKGDPTYLIVEGDDAIGSYGINAICTHLGCVVPWNSGANKFMCPCHGSQYDATGKVVRGPAPLSLALANVSVENDNVFVSQWTDTDFRTGDKPWWA, from the coding sequence ATGACCCAACTTTCCTCGAGCGATGTGCCCGGAATGGGTCGTCGGCAGTTCATGAACCTGCTGACCTTCGGCTCGGTGACCGGAGTCGCCCTCGGCGCCCTTTACCCAGTGGTGAACTACTTCATCCCGCCCCGGGCTGCCGGATCGGGTGGCGGCACCAGCGCGAAAGATGAACTCGGCAATCCCGTCACGGCCAGTGGATGGCTCTCCACCCATGCCGACGGCGACCGCAGCCTGGTGCAGGGTCTTAAAGGCGACCCGACGTACCTGATCGTCGAAGGTGATGACGCCATCGGCAGTTACGGAATCAACGCCATCTGCACACACCTCGGCTGTGTCGTGCCCTGGAACAGTGGAGCCAACAAATTCATGTGTCCCTGTCACGGCAGCCAGTACGACGCCACCGGGAAGGTGGTCCGGGGACCGGCACCTCTTTCGCTAGCACTGGCGAATGTCAGCGTCGAGAACGACAACGTGTTCGTCAGCCAGTGGACGGACACCGACTTCCGCACCGGCGACAAACCCTGGTGGGCCTGA
- a CDS encoding DUF3067 family protein, translating to MLEESNKPADQPLAVEEVIACLRRRWKATYDLQLVVRRQRLYLQVMWAYLEQQSFPMDENTYREHLAEVLDVVNRLGLATDVRQWLDSTRDKPRLGKALSLQLQAQGPEAQTLLREFLV from the coding sequence GTGCTTGAGGAATCAAACAAACCAGCAGACCAACCCCTTGCCGTCGAGGAGGTCATTGCCTGTCTAAGACGGCGCTGGAAGGCGACTTACGACCTCCAGCTGGTGGTTCGTCGCCAGCGTCTTTACCTGCAGGTGATGTGGGCATATCTGGAGCAACAGTCGTTCCCGATGGACGAAAACACGTACCGGGAGCATCTGGCCGAAGTGCTGGATGTTGTGAATCGTCTTGGTTTGGCGACGGATGTACGTCAGTGGCTCGACTCAACCAGGGACAAACCACGGCTTGGGAAGGCCTTGAGTCTGCAATTGCAGGCCCAGGGTCCTGAAGCACAAACGCTTCTCAGGGAGTTTCTGGTCTGA
- the tatC gene encoding twin-arginine translocase subunit TatC has product MPLVDHLEELRQRVLGSLLAVVVSALICLLAVKPLVRLLEAPADGIHFLQLAPGEFLFVSLKVAGYAGLTLALPYVLYQALAFVLPGLTRREGRLIAPAVAGSAILFFAGLAFAWWALVPAALGFLVSYGADVVEPLWSIERYLDFVLLLMVATGLAFQLPVLQLLLGVLGLVRWRTMLGAWRWVVLSAALAGAVLTPSTDPITMLLLAGAITALFLVGIGLVALAESIRPETP; this is encoded by the coding sequence ATGCCTCTGGTGGATCATCTGGAAGAACTTCGTCAGAGAGTGCTCGGCAGCTTGCTGGCGGTTGTCGTCAGTGCCTTGATCTGCCTGCTGGCGGTGAAGCCCCTGGTTCGGCTGTTGGAAGCGCCTGCCGACGGCATTCATTTTCTGCAACTGGCTCCAGGTGAGTTTCTCTTCGTGTCCCTGAAAGTGGCCGGTTATGCCGGTCTCACCCTGGCTTTGCCCTACGTGCTGTACCAGGCGCTCGCCTTCGTGCTGCCGGGCCTGACGCGACGGGAGGGGCGGCTGATCGCACCTGCCGTCGCTGGATCAGCCATTCTCTTTTTCGCAGGCCTGGCCTTTGCCTGGTGGGCACTCGTACCGGCCGCTCTCGGATTTTTGGTGAGTTACGGCGCCGATGTGGTGGAGCCGCTGTGGTCGATTGAGCGCTACCTCGACTTCGTCCTGCTGTTGATGGTGGCGACCGGCCTGGCTTTTCAGCTGCCCGTTCTGCAACTGCTGCTGGGGGTTCTGGGTCTGGTGCGCTGGCGCACCATGCTGGGCGCCTGGCGATGGGTGGTCCTCAGCGCAGCCCTGGCCGGGGCCGTGCTGACACCCTCCACGGATCCGATCACCATGCTGCTGCTGGCTGGCGCCATCACCGCCCTCTTTCTGGTTGGGATCGGGCTTGTCGCTCTGGCTGAAAGCATCAGACCAGAAACTCCCTGA
- a CDS encoding NFACT family protein produces MTSATLQMMDLTTLRAVLNDLTPSLLPGRFEKAQQPDPLTLQLGFRTLHNMVWLELSWQADAPRLVQIQPPARQGSGSTLAQQLQHSLRQMALVGIQQCGFERVVDFQFSARPGESIQRSVVLELMGRHSNVMLLDDQRRVVTIGRQVRDHQSRIRPIGTGDAYVPPPPLRGLPPHAEESLDAWRRRLTLVPVSLKTALQQCYQGISPPLVEQLAGPLGREPVQEISTDQWQQLHQRWTSWLRCLRDNTYALQVEPNNRYRVWGPSAEPTQADDQIADQQNLALALGAWYRERLEQKSLIQRRRDVEQRLTRWSRKERTALDEQQSRLAGTADSAALQEKADALLCLQAPSRDQVQEAQKLYQRARKLRRSVAVLNERIQHHEQRLQLIEASEVFIDDLATSHWEDLPPRLLALEDLCSELDDLLNPRSRRQDARKKQSGVPQPLELTGPGGLLLQVGRNHRQNDWISLRQARSGDLWFHAQECPGSHVVLKSSNGLPEEVDLQFASDLAAHFSRARGNRRVPVVMVPTDRLQRIPGAAPGTVRHRGGTIRWGEPGRAEERLTARRLLA; encoded by the coding sequence ATGACCTCAGCAACGCTTCAGATGATGGATCTCACCACGCTCCGGGCGGTGCTGAATGACCTGACGCCCTCCCTGTTGCCGGGTCGTTTTGAAAAGGCCCAGCAGCCTGACCCACTGACCCTGCAACTCGGCTTCCGAACCTTGCACAACATGGTCTGGCTGGAGCTGAGCTGGCAGGCCGATGCGCCCCGTCTGGTGCAGATCCAGCCACCGGCTCGTCAGGGGTCCGGCAGCACCCTGGCGCAGCAGCTCCAGCACAGCCTGCGACAGATGGCCCTGGTGGGCATCCAGCAGTGCGGATTCGAACGCGTGGTGGACTTTCAGTTCAGTGCCCGACCTGGTGAGTCCATCCAGCGCTCCGTTGTCCTCGAGCTGATGGGGCGCCACAGCAACGTGATGCTTCTCGATGACCAACGGCGTGTGGTCACGATCGGACGACAGGTGCGTGATCACCAGTCACGCATCCGACCGATCGGTACCGGTGATGCCTACGTCCCGCCACCGCCATTGCGGGGCCTTCCACCGCATGCCGAGGAATCCCTGGATGCTTGGCGGCGCCGGCTCACGCTGGTACCGGTCTCTCTCAAAACAGCGCTGCAGCAGTGTTATCAGGGGATCAGCCCACCGCTGGTGGAGCAGTTGGCCGGACCGCTTGGCCGGGAACCGGTTCAGGAGATCTCCACGGACCAGTGGCAGCAGCTGCATCAGCGCTGGACGAGTTGGCTGCGGTGCCTGAGAGACAACACCTATGCGCTTCAGGTTGAGCCGAACAACCGCTACAGGGTCTGGGGACCATCAGCCGAGCCAACCCAAGCTGATGATCAGATCGCCGATCAACAGAATCTGGCGCTCGCACTGGGTGCCTGGTACCGAGAGCGGCTTGAGCAGAAGTCCCTGATTCAACGCCGCAGGGATGTGGAGCAGCGGCTGACTCGTTGGAGCCGCAAAGAGCGGACTGCCCTTGATGAGCAGCAGTCACGCTTGGCCGGGACCGCCGACAGCGCTGCTCTTCAAGAGAAAGCAGATGCGCTGCTCTGCCTTCAGGCTCCCAGCCGAGACCAGGTGCAGGAGGCTCAGAAGCTGTACCAACGGGCCCGCAAGCTGCGGCGATCGGTCGCCGTTCTGAATGAACGGATCCAGCACCACGAACAACGACTCCAGCTCATCGAAGCCAGCGAAGTCTTCATCGACGATCTGGCCACATCGCACTGGGAAGATCTGCCCCCGCGGCTGCTTGCGTTGGAGGATCTCTGCAGCGAATTGGACGACCTGCTCAATCCCCGGTCAAGACGGCAGGACGCGCGAAAAAAACAGTCCGGTGTCCCGCAACCCCTGGAGCTCACCGGCCCAGGCGGATTGCTGCTTCAGGTTGGCCGCAACCACCGTCAGAACGACTGGATCAGCCTGCGCCAGGCTCGTAGTGGCGACCTCTGGTTCCATGCGCAGGAATGCCCTGGCAGCCATGTGGTGCTGAAGTCCTCCAATGGACTGCCGGAGGAGGTCGATCTGCAGTTCGCAAGCGATCTCGCGGCCCACTTCAGTCGAGCTCGCGGCAATCGCCGCGTCCCCGTGGTGATGGTGCCTACCGACCGGCTCCAGAGGATTCCAGGTGCCGCACCAGGAACGGTTCGACACCGTGGTGGCACGATTCGCTGGGGTGAACCCGGCCGAGCCGAAGAGCGTCTGACAGCCCGCAGACTCCTAGCCTGA
- the gmk gene encoding guanylate kinase: MAANSGRLTVITGPSGVGKGTLVKQLLERHPTIWLSVSATTRAPRDGELEGQSYFFHSHEQFDQLVKAGGLLEWAEFAGNRYGTPRQPVEEHLSNGRPVLLEIELEGARQVRRSFSNGFQIFLAPPSFEELERRIRGRGTDADEAIQRRLQRAQQELQAQEEFDAVVVNDNIERALAELETLMGLV; this comes from the coding sequence ATGGCTGCCAACAGCGGACGGCTCACCGTGATCACCGGTCCCAGCGGCGTCGGAAAGGGGACCCTTGTGAAGCAGCTCCTGGAGCGGCATCCAACGATCTGGTTGTCGGTCTCAGCAACCACCCGTGCGCCTCGCGATGGCGAGCTGGAGGGTCAAAGCTATTTCTTTCACAGCCATGAGCAGTTCGACCAGCTGGTGAAAGCGGGGGGACTACTTGAATGGGCCGAATTCGCAGGAAACCGGTACGGCACACCCCGCCAGCCGGTGGAGGAGCATCTCAGCAATGGCCGTCCAGTGCTGCTCGAGATCGAGCTGGAAGGTGCCCGTCAGGTGCGCCGCAGTTTTTCGAATGGTTTTCAGATCTTTCTGGCACCGCCAAGTTTCGAGGAGCTCGAACGCCGCATTCGGGGACGAGGAACCGATGCGGACGAGGCCATCCAGCGAAGGTTGCAGCGGGCTCAACAGGAACTTCAGGCTCAGGAGGAATTCGATGCTGTTGTCGTGAACGACAACATCGAACGAGCGCTCGCTGAACTGGAGACGCTCATGGGGCTGGTTTGA
- the psaJ gene encoding photosystem I reaction center subunit IX, with product MKKFLTTAPVVAAIWFTLTAGIMIEWNRFFPDLLFHPLG from the coding sequence ATGAAGAAATTCCTCACAACGGCTCCCGTCGTCGCCGCTATCTGGTTCACCCTCACCGCCGGAATCATGATCGAGTGGAACCGGTTCTTTCCCGATCTCCTGTTTCACCCCTTGGGCTGA
- a CDS encoding photosystem I reaction center subunit III, which produces MRRLFAIVLSALLVFGFAPIAKADVAGLTPCSESARFQQRAAAANTPQAKARFEMYSQASCGDDGLPHLIVDGRWSHAGDFVLPGIMFLYVAGCIGWAGREYLKATRGKNAAMNEIQIDTSIALKSVLASATWPLAAFGEFTSGKLVESDDKVTVSPR; this is translated from the coding sequence ATGCGTCGTCTTTTCGCCATTGTGCTTTCGGCCCTGCTGGTGTTCGGCTTTGCCCCCATCGCCAAGGCGGATGTGGCGGGTCTGACGCCCTGCTCTGAAAGCGCCCGCTTCCAGCAGCGAGCCGCTGCAGCCAACACGCCTCAGGCCAAAGCCCGTTTCGAGATGTACAGCCAGGCATCCTGTGGTGACGACGGCCTGCCCCATCTGATCGTTGACGGCCGCTGGAGCCATGCCGGCGACTTCGTCCTGCCGGGCATCATGTTTCTTTATGTCGCCGGATGCATCGGTTGGGCCGGCAGGGAATATCTCAAGGCAACCCGTGGCAAGAACGCTGCCATGAATGAGATCCAGATCGACACATCGATCGCCCTGAAGAGCGTTCTCGCCTCAGCCACCTGGCCCCTCGCCGCCTTCGGGGAATTCACCAGCGGCAAGCTCGTGGAAAGCGACGACAAAGTGACGGTTTCCCCCCGCTGA
- the tsaD gene encoding tRNA (adenosine(37)-N6)-threonylcarbamoyltransferase complex transferase subunit TsaD gives MALVLALETSCDESAAAVVASRDGDCQVLSSRIASQVEEHARWGGVVPEIASRRHVEALPVLVETVLAETGVTVGDLDAVAATVAPGLAGALMVASVTGRSLAALHGRPFIGVHHLEGHLASVQLADRSPEAPYLVLLVSGGHTELIRVDRSGGMLRLGRSHDDAAGEAFDKVARLLGLGYPGGPAIQTAAESGDPQRFPLPKGRVSRPEGGFYPYDFSFSGLKTAMLRTVEKLRSDQSELPLADLAASFEQVVAEVLVERSLRCARDQGLDQLVMVGGVAANRRLRSLVTEQAEALNLGVTIAPLKFCTDNAAMIGAAALTRLARTVTASSLEIGVAPRWSLDQADDLYKTPPPF, from the coding sequence ATGGCGTTGGTGCTGGCCCTCGAAACAAGTTGTGACGAGTCCGCCGCCGCCGTTGTTGCGTCGCGGGATGGCGATTGCCAGGTTCTCTCCTCTCGGATTGCTTCTCAGGTTGAGGAGCACGCCCGCTGGGGAGGTGTGGTGCCGGAGATTGCGTCCCGTCGCCACGTGGAAGCTCTACCGGTGTTGGTGGAGACAGTGCTGGCGGAGACCGGTGTCACCGTTGGTGATCTCGATGCCGTTGCGGCCACGGTGGCCCCGGGCCTGGCGGGAGCGCTCATGGTGGCTTCTGTGACCGGCCGCAGCCTTGCGGCTTTGCACGGGCGACCGTTCATCGGCGTGCATCACCTCGAAGGTCATCTGGCTTCCGTCCAACTTGCTGATCGATCGCCCGAAGCTCCCTACCTCGTTCTTCTCGTCAGTGGTGGACACACGGAACTCATCCGGGTCGATCGTTCCGGAGGGATGCTGAGGCTCGGCCGCAGCCACGATGATGCGGCTGGTGAAGCATTTGACAAGGTTGCCCGGCTGCTGGGGCTGGGTTACCCCGGCGGTCCAGCGATCCAGACGGCGGCTGAATCGGGGGATCCCCAGCGCTTCCCGTTGCCGAAGGGTCGGGTCTCCCGCCCCGAGGGTGGCTTCTATCCCTACGACTTTTCTTTCAGCGGTCTCAAGACCGCCATGCTGAGAACGGTTGAGAAACTTCGTTCCGATCAATCCGAGTTGCCGCTCGCTGATCTGGCAGCCAGTTTTGAACAGGTGGTGGCTGAGGTGCTGGTCGAGCGTTCGCTTCGATGTGCCCGTGATCAGGGTCTGGATCAGCTGGTGATGGTGGGTGGCGTTGCGGCCAATCGTCGCCTTAGATCTCTGGTGACAGAGCAGGCCGAGGCTCTCAATCTGGGAGTGACGATTGCACCTTTGAAGTTCTGCACTGACAACGCGGCCATGATCGGCGCTGCGGCGCTCACACGATTGGCCAGAACGGTGACCGCCAGCTCCCTGGAGATCGGGGTGGCCCCCCGCTGGTCTCTCGATCAGGCCGATGACTTGTACAAAACGCCACCTCCGTTTTGA
- a CDS encoding chlorophyll a/b-binding protein, giving the protein MAEPSGQTDTNLVEPVGSDELNSWKRGFTPQAEIWNGRLAMIGLSVGLAVVLLVRVFSGS; this is encoded by the coding sequence ATGGCTGAGCCCTCAGGACAAACTGACACCAATCTCGTTGAACCCGTCGGTTCAGACGAACTCAATTCCTGGAAACGGGGATTCACTCCCCAGGCGGAGATCTGGAACGGCCGTCTCGCCATGATCGGATTGTCGGTCGGTCTCGCCGTAGTGCTTCTGGTCCGGGTGTTCAGCGGCAGTTGA
- a CDS encoding type IV pilus twitching motility protein PilT, which yields MAQPVFPPSFPPRPAAPPGRATASPPSPPGSQPQTVRQTSAAGSGEGSGDSSPSLEQIVRLAHDEGHSDVHLGVGETPRYRARGEMLRTEWPITDQDVFQNWLREILSPQQIDEFFREKEFDGSHAFPFVRIRINLLDSLRGPAMVLRLIPQTILTMEQLNLPDVLRELAARPKGLILVTGPTGSGKSTTLAAMIDWINRNETRHILTIEDPVEFVHESKNSLIRHREVGMHTLKFHNALRAALREDPDVILVGEIRDQETLSTALEAAQTGHLVFGTLHTNSAVKTVERVLGMFPPEEQESVRRSLSESLLGVIAQGLIRTTDGKRAAYHDILINTDACKDYIQRGALDEVEEIMERSSFDGMVTSNQSLQALVEAGRVEAENAVSASLKPNELAQALRGRS from the coding sequence TTGGCCCAGCCGGTCTTCCCTCCAAGCTTCCCGCCTCGACCTGCTGCACCCCCAGGTCGAGCAACAGCTTCCCCACCATCACCGCCAGGATCACAGCCACAGACAGTCCGGCAGACATCGGCTGCGGGGTCAGGTGAAGGGTCAGGTGACTCGTCACCGAGCCTCGAACAGATCGTGCGCCTCGCCCACGACGAAGGTCACTCCGATGTGCATCTGGGTGTTGGAGAAACCCCCCGTTACCGGGCAAGGGGAGAAATGCTGAGAACCGAATGGCCCATCACCGACCAGGACGTTTTCCAGAACTGGCTCAGGGAGATTCTTTCTCCTCAGCAGATTGATGAATTCTTCCGGGAGAAGGAGTTCGATGGTTCCCATGCCTTCCCGTTTGTGCGCATCCGGATCAATCTGCTGGATTCACTGCGGGGGCCCGCCATGGTCCTGCGGCTCATCCCCCAGACGATCCTGACGATGGAGCAGCTGAATCTCCCTGATGTGCTCAGGGAGCTGGCTGCGCGACCCAAGGGCCTGATTCTGGTCACCGGTCCGACCGGATCCGGCAAGAGCACCACCCTGGCGGCGATGATCGATTGGATCAACCGCAATGAAACGCGCCACATCCTCACGATTGAGGACCCGGTTGAATTCGTTCATGAGAGCAAGAACTCTCTGATCCGGCACCGGGAGGTGGGGATGCACACCTTGAAATTCCACAACGCGCTGAGGGCAGCTTTGCGCGAGGACCCGGACGTGATTCTGGTGGGAGAGATCCGAGACCAGGAAACCCTGTCCACGGCTCTGGAGGCCGCGCAGACAGGTCACCTTGTCTTTGGAACCCTGCACACCAATTCGGCGGTGAAAACGGTGGAACGGGTGCTGGGCATGTTCCCGCCCGAAGAACAGGAGAGCGTGCGGCGTTCGTTATCTGAATCGCTTCTGGGCGTGATCGCACAGGGCCTGATCCGCACCACGGATGGCAAGCGCGCTGCGTACCACGACATTCTGATCAACACCGACGCCTGCAAGGACTACATCCAGCGTGGAGCCCTTGATGAGGTGGAGGAAATCATGGAACGCAGCAGTTTCGATGGCATGGTCACCAGCAATCAGTCGCTGCAAGCCCTCGTCGAAGCGGGTCGTGTGGAGGCTGAAAACGCCGTTTCCGCAAGCCTCAAGCCAAACGAGCTGGCGCAGGCCTTGCGTGGTCGCAGCTGA
- the wecB gene encoding non-hydrolyzing UDP-N-acetylglucosamine 2-epimerase — MADQPRVTIVLGTRPEAIKLAPVIRTFQACQALRTRVVLTGQHREMVAQVMSLFNLEADRDLGLMAPRQTLTHVTCAALNGLREDFQAYPPQLVLVQGDTTTAFAAGLAAFYEQIPVGHVEAGLRTDNLLDPFPEEANRRLISQIATLHFAPTTKAEANLHASGVVGQVSVTGNTVIDALLLMAETAPEIHFDGLDWQNQRVILATVHRRENWGDRLKDIAEGMLRVLDRFPDTALLLPLHRNPTVREPLQALLGEHPRVVLTEPLDYDRLVAAMKGCTLLLTDSGGLQEEAPALGKPVLVLRRTTERPEAVEAGTARLVGTDPTEISSEASRLLEDSAAYSAMSRAVNPFGDGQASSRILDLSCKHLGV; from the coding sequence ATGGCCGATCAGCCGCGCGTCACGATCGTTTTGGGAACACGACCTGAGGCGATCAAGCTGGCTCCCGTGATCCGCACTTTTCAGGCCTGCCAGGCGTTGCGGACCCGTGTCGTGCTGACAGGACAACACCGGGAGATGGTCGCTCAGGTCATGTCTCTGTTCAACCTCGAGGCCGATCGTGATCTCGGTCTCATGGCCCCCCGCCAGACCCTGACCCATGTGACCTGCGCCGCGTTGAATGGTTTAAGGGAAGACTTCCAGGCCTATCCGCCGCAGCTGGTGCTGGTGCAGGGGGATACGACAACAGCGTTTGCAGCAGGGTTGGCGGCGTTTTACGAGCAGATCCCCGTCGGTCACGTCGAAGCAGGCCTGCGCACCGACAATCTTCTCGATCCGTTCCCGGAGGAAGCCAATCGACGCCTGATTTCTCAGATCGCAACCCTGCATTTCGCTCCGACCACCAAGGCTGAGGCCAACCTCCATGCCTCCGGCGTGGTTGGTCAGGTGTCCGTGACGGGCAATACGGTGATCGATGCCCTGTTGTTGATGGCTGAGACGGCCCCGGAGATCCACTTCGACGGTCTCGACTGGCAGAACCAACGGGTGATTCTCGCCACGGTGCATCGTCGTGAGAACTGGGGTGATCGGCTCAAGGACATCGCAGAGGGCATGCTGCGGGTTCTTGACCGTTTCCCAGACACGGCGCTTTTGCTGCCGCTGCATCGGAATCCGACCGTGCGCGAACCGCTGCAGGCACTCCTTGGCGAGCATCCTCGTGTGGTGCTGACCGAACCTCTCGATTACGACCGTCTTGTGGCGGCGATGAAGGGGTGCACATTGCTTCTCACCGACTCCGGTGGCCTGCAGGAGGAGGCTCCGGCTCTCGGGAAACCGGTTCTTGTGCTCCGCCGCACCACAGAACGTCCTGAAGCTGTTGAGGCTGGGACGGCTCGACTGGTGGGCACCGACCCCACAGAGATATCCTCTGAAGCCTCGCGACTCCTCGAGGA